In Corticium candelabrum chromosome 1, ooCorCand1.1, whole genome shotgun sequence, the genomic stretch AAAGTCATGCATAGGTATGCTACATCATGTTTGGCCGTAATTGAttctcaattaattatttgcctTTCAATTGAGTGTAAACTGGTGCATGAACGGCATAGGTGTGAGCTTCAGTCTGAGTGTTTGACATGCATTCTCAGTCTACAGTCCTAGCTGCATCTTTGTTGTACTTAAATTTTCCAAAGTTTTTCATAAAATAACCATCTGGGGCTCTTCTTTGGATgttgtgtatatgtatatatttaatttaatttttatttttatttttattttttattgttattttctatttatatatacatctatacatatataacaaaaaataaaaaataaaattaaaatatgtattaacttaattaaagtatttgTTGTGTGAAGCTCCTGGCAAGTTGACGTTGGAGTCTGATATTGAAGGCAGTGGAGTTGCCATCGGACGACAAGTACATTTTACATTGAGACAAAAAAGGTGAGGATTGTCTCGTTCATTAGAAaaacaagtgtggatggtttGTATTTGTGACGTCCGATTGTTTGTAGAGATTCTAAGTGTCAACgattttgtgtgtatttttgtgtatttttgtgtattttgtgttttctgtttcaGGGTTTCTTTCAAGATATCAAGTATGTGTGGTCGTTTGGTGACAAATCTCAACTCGTCTCAACTCTTCATGTCGATAACTTCCCTGTAGTTAAGAATCACTCGTACTCGACAGCTGGTAGCTACAACGTGACGGTGAATGCCAGCAATAGTGTTGGGTTGTCAACTGTGCAACTAGTGGTGACAGTCTACGTTATGTTTGCTATtaacagttgtgtgtgtgtgtgtgtgtgtgtgtgtgtgtgtgtgtgtttgtgtttatgtgtctgtttgtttgtagctgccgtgtctgttgtctgtctatgtgtatgttcATTTCTTTTGTTATttacatctgtttgtctgtccgtttatttctgtcatgtttgtctgtctgtctatgtgtctgtccatttgtttatgtcatgtttgtctgtctgtctgtctctctgtctctcattttatgtgtctgtccatttctttacgtcatgtttgtctgtctgtttctcttatgtttgtgtctgtctgtttaactGTTTTATGGTTGTCTTTCTGACACGTCCGTCTAactgtatgtacgtatatccatctgtctgtccatcatctgtttttcagtctataacattaattaacatttcacTATTTCTCTGATCTACACAGACGTCATATCAACCTTGAATATTATCCCTCCTCACGCCGTTTTACCAACCGACAACGTCACTTTCATCTGCCAGCCAACAGGCAACACACTCGCACCAATACATTACGAATGGAAGTTTGGAAACGACGACGCATCGTTCACACTGACACGAAATCGCACCATACATCACGTGTTCGGATCGACTGGAAAGTTTCTCATCTCGGTGACTGCATACAATCCCGTGTCGACGAAGTCATCACATGTTTACGTTTCAGTCTACAGTCAGTTTCACTCTTGCGTTGCGTCGGTTTGCTGTGAGATTGGAgggttgtttgtgttgattgtaggtGCAGTACAGACGTTGCGTCTCGGTTTGAGTCGTTCCGCTGTGAAGGAAAGAGCTACGCTTGATGATTTGGATAGTCTGATGGCTGATAGTTTGGTTAATGTGGTtgcacatgtttgtgtgtgtgtgtgtgtgtgtgtgtgtgtgtgtgtgtgtgtgtgtgtgtgtaagttttggtgtttgtgatttaatgtattgtgagcaTGTTGTATACGTATCTGTAGGTGACTGCATATGATACGAGTCGATTTGAAGCATTTGTGGTCTACCCTCCTGCATCAGATCAAGTTGAAGCCGATTTATCTGTAGTCGCCAACAACAAGGATGAAGAAAGTGACATTGAAACAGAACAATATCCACGGCAGCTTGTAGATGGTAATGATCTCAGCGTCTTGTTTCTGTAGATCTTGCAGTGGGTAAAATATGCTGTGGATGCACACGAAATCACTGTGGTGTTGACACCACAAAGTTCACAAATCGAAGGAAGTTCACTGATTGAAGCAATTTCATCACAAGAAGTGATTGGTATGAAGACTGCAGCCAATATTTAtagctttgcttgttttgtccaccatttgtgtgtgtgtgtgtgtgtgtgtgtgtgtgtgtgtgtgtgtgtgtgtgtgtgtgtgtgtgtgtgtttgagtgtgtgtgtgtgtgtgtgtgtgtgtgtgtgtgtgtgtgtgtgtgtgtgttgagtgtgtgtgtgtgcgtgtgtgtgtgtgtgtgtgtgtgtgtgtttgtgtgtgtgtgtgtgtgtgtgtgtgtgtttgtgtgtgtgtgtgtgtgtgtgtgtgtgtgtgtgtgtacctgccTTGCCGGTTTCTATCATTTTGTATCAAGTAACAATCACTTTTCCATTATTTACAGTAAATCCTCGTATCCAACCATCATCTGCCAAACATGTCAATAGTGTTGGTGGTGAAACCATtggcatcatcatcatcaccatatTGGCTGtactcatcatcatcatatccATCATATTTGGCATGTGGTACAGACAGTGAGTCGGccgatcacgtgaccatttgtctttgtattgaTGGAATATCTCCATTGTGTAGACGTTACTCAAGACTTGAGAACTCATACTTTAGATTGAATCAAGACAGGAATGTTCACCTTACATTAGATGAAGATGACAGCGATGACGACTCTCCTCTTGCACTTGCAAGGAGCCACGATGATAcgaaagcaacaaacaatgatgatgatgatgaagacgaTGATAAACTGCTGAATGACGTGTAAATAACTGTTACATTTACTAGAAATGCAATGAGTGTGTCCATAAGGattattgtatgtatctgCTGGGTTAGCTGTTTAGAGGTAGATCTTCTGTATGTGCTCACTGTGTGTTGCTGTTCaaacatgattaattaattaacacaaacttAGAAAACCAAAACTCATAACTTAGCTGGAGTGACATTATAACATAAACTGTTGTTGTGCGCTGACAGTCAAATGTGTAGTAACACCTGAATATGATAAAAGTTTAAAGAAAAGATGCAGAAATTTTATTCAATCAAAAGCATCCGggataaatagataaatatcccggatacAATACCAATATCAAATTTtagaaaatttaaatttgtttgcaGTCTGTAAATCGTTTATTTAGCCCACCGACTTGCTTGCTGTCAGATCATGCATGCTGGAATGGTCTCTGGGCAGCCGTTTGTTCTGTAACTTTGAGAGATGATATCGATTGTTAGTTGCAGCTACACATTGAATTAAtcatacaaacactcacatacaGCAAAGAGAGACATGCACGAGCA encodes the following:
- the LOC134177073 gene encoding uncharacterized protein LOC134177073 isoform X1: MAPGKLTLESDIEGSGVAIGRQVHFTLRQKRVSFKISIKNHSYSTAGSYNVTVNASNSVGLSTVQLVVTVYVMFAINNVISTLNIIPPHAVLPTDNVTFICQPTGNTLAPIHYEWKFGNDDASFTLTRNRTIHHVFGSTGKFLISVTAYNPVSTKSSHVYVSVYSAVQTLRLGLSRSAVKERATLDDLDSLMADSLVNVVAHVTAYDTSRFEAFVVYPPASDQVEADLSVVANNKDEILQWVKYAVDAHEITVVLTPQSSQIEGSSLIEAISSQEVIVNPRIQPSSAKHVNSVGGETIGIIIITILAVLIIIISIIFGMWYRQRYSRLENSYFRLNQDRNVHLTLDEDDSDDDSPLALARSHDDTKATNNDDDDEDDDKLLNDV
- the LOC134177073 gene encoding uncharacterized protein LOC134177073 isoform X2; the encoded protein is MAPGKLTLESDIEGSGVAIGRQVHFTLRQKRVSFKISIKNHSYSTAGSYNVTVNASNSVGLSTVQLVVTVYVMFAINNVISTLNIIPPHAVLPTDNVTFICQPTGNTLAPIHYEWKFGNDDASFTLTRNRTIHHVFGSTGKFLISVTAYNPVSTKSSHVYVSVYSAVQTLRLGLSRSAVKERATLDDLDSLMADSLVTAYDTSRFEAFVVYPPASDQVEADLSVVANNKDEILQWVKYAVDAHEITVVLTPQSSQIEGSSLIEAISSQEVIVNPRIQPSSAKHVNSVGGETIGIIIITILAVLIIIISIIFGMWYRQRYSRLENSYFRLNQDRNVHLTLDEDDSDDDSPLALARSHDDTKATNNDDDDEDDDKLLNDV